The genome window CGCGCAGCGAGCCGGTATCACGGCCGCCCACGTCAATGATAATATCGTCATATTTGGCCGCGAGCTGGCGGACCTGGCTGCGAAGCGCCGCGCCGGTGAGCGCAACGGCGGTATAGCCAGCTTGCCCAAGTCGATCGGCGCGCAGCTCGGTAAAGGTGAGGGCGGTCCCCTGCTCGTCGCCGTCCACCAGCAAGAGGTCGCGGCCCGCAAGCGCGCGCGCCACCGCGAGGTTGACGGCAAGGGTCGTCTTGCCGACACCGCCCTTAGTGTTTCCGACTGCCAATATCATTCTGCTCTCGCTCCGCTGGCAATATGGTTGCGCTGTAGCATGGTTTGTAATGCTAAGGGATATACATTTGATTGGGGCGCTTATTCCCCCTCGTCGCCCTCATCCTCGCTGTCGTCGTCCAGCGGCTCTGGCTCATCTGGCCGTGATCCTCGATCGGGCAAAGCGGCGCTCCGGCCTGCTCAAGCCATTTGCGCGCGGTCCTGACGGTATGTCCCAGCACTCGCCGATCACCTTACGCTTCTGCCAAAGTAGTGCTAAGTTAGAGACAAAGGCCTGATTACTGCTCGTGCCGCAGCGACCTCAGCTACAAGTCTCGCTTCCCATTGTTTATTGCCACATGCGAGCAGCGAAATAGCCATGGCGTGGCGTATGTGCGCAAAGAACACGGCCGCATCAATGTTGTCGTGGCTCCAGAGGCCAAGCGCTCCGCCGAAATAGGTGTTGATCATACTGGCGAAATCTTCCGGAGACACGTGGCCCACCAAATCGCCACTCTGCCAGATCGCCAAAGCGACCGCATGCCAGTGCCGCACGCCTTTATTCATGAAAGCCGGGCGCAGTTCGGCGTCGGAAACACCGAACAGGAACCGTAACAGCGGCCTGAAAAAATCCGGGTCAGATACGTAGAACTCGACTGCCAAGTCGCCCATGTCGAAAGCATAGCTGAGCGGATCGAAATTGGGGTCGGCCTGGCTGGGCAAATTGGTTATGCGATCGATTGCGCGATGCAGAAGGGTGTAAAGGACCGTGCCCTTGTTCCCGATCAGGTTGTAAGACGTATAATGGCTGATATGTGCGCGCGCAGCGAGTTCTCTCATCGAGAACTCCACAGTGCCCAGTTCCCGGATCAGCTTTTCAGCAGCGCCGAGAATACGACTGCGGCGTTCCTCCTTGTTCTGTTCACGTACCACTAAAGCCGGATCCCCAGAGATACTGCGCCCAATGTAGGCCTTGGCCCCTATCGTAAAAAGCCCGGTAATCCAACGATCTTTCCTTTGCGTGTTTCAGGGCGTCCGTCGCCGACAATATGGAAAAATTGGAGGCAGACTAATTTAGGCTTTACACTAAAAATGAGATCGGCGATTATCCGAGTCGAAAGCAGCCGGGCTTCGCGCGGCTTTTTCCAAGCAAATATCAGCAAGACAATGAAATGCAGGGAGAGGTTTATGAGCGAGGTCAGATCTTTGGCGCTGGTCACGTGCGCGGTTTCGGCGGCGTTGGCGGTGCCGGCGTGGGGACAGGATGGCCCTGCCGCAGGTTCCGGCGATGAAATCATCGTTACGGCCAACAAGCGCAGCCAGAATCTGCAGGATGTCGGCCTTTCGGTTTCCGCGATCAGCGGCGATGCGCTGAAGAACCAGCAGATATCGAACCTTGCCGATGTCGCGCAGATCGTGCCCGGCCTGACATTCTCGCAGACCGCCAACGACACACCGGTCTATACGCTGCGTGGTGTCGGCTTCTTCGAATCGACGCTGGCCGCCTATCCTGACGTCAGCGTCTATCTGGATCAGGTGCCGCTCCCTTTCCCGACGCTCACATCGCTGACCGCGTTCGATCTCGATCGGCTTGAAGTGCTCAAGGGGCCGCAGGGCACGCTGTTCGGCCAGAATTCAACCGGCGGCGCGATCAACTATATCGCGGCCAAGCCCACCAGCGACCTGTCGGCCGGTGGATCGCTGTCCTACGGCCGGTTCGATACGGTTGAACTGGAAGGTTTCCTGAGCGGACCGCTCACCAACACGCTGCGCGTCCGCCTTGCAGGCCGGGTCGCGCGCGGTGACGAATGGCAGAAGAGCCATACCCGCGATGACAGGCTGGGCAAGAAGGACACCAAGGCGATCCGTTTCCTGGCGGACTGGAAGCCGTCTGAACGCCTGTCCTTCGAACTCAATCTCAATGCCTGGCAGAACAAAAGCGATCCGCAAGCGCCGCAGGCCATCGCTATCGTGCAGCAGAATGCGGCGATCCCGTCAGACTATCCGGCGCTGAACATCGCTTTCGCCCCGGCCAACGGCCGGGCGGCGGACTGGTCTCCGGGAATCCGGCCGTTCGCCAACAACAAGTTCCGTCAGGCGTCCCTGCGATCGGACTGGGAAGTGGTCGACGATATCACGCTGACCTCGCTGACATCCTATGTCGATTACGATCATCATCAGGGCATCGAGGGTGACGGCACCGGCTCTGTTGCAAAAATCGTGAAGCTTGAGCATGCTTGGCGGAGATTGGACGGACGGAACGATGACGGATTTCAAGTGGCGCCATTTCCAGGGTGATGTGATCCTGTGGGCGGTGCGCTGGTATTGTCGCTATCCGATCAGCTATCGCGACCTTGAGGAAATGCTGGCGGAACGCGGCATTTCGGTCGACCATACGACGATCTATCGCTGGGTCCAGTGCTACGCCCCGGAGATGGAGAAGCGGCTGCGCTGGTTCTGGCGGCGTGGCTTTGATCCGAGCTGGCGCCTGGATGAAACCTACGTCAAGGTGCGGGGCAAGTGGACCTACCTGTACCGGGCAGTCGACAAGCGGGGCGACACGATCGATTTCTACCTGTCGCCGACCCGCAGCGCCAAGGCAGCGAAGCGGTTCCTGGGCAAGGCCCTGCGAGGCCTGAAGCACTGGGAAAAGCCTGCCACGCTCAATACCGACAAAGCGCCGAGCTATGGTGCAGCGATCACCGAATTGAAGCGCGAAGGAAAGCTGGACCGGGAGACGGCCCACCGGCAGGTGAAGTATCTCAATAACGTGATCGAGGCCGATCACGGAAAGCTCAAGATACTGATCAAGCCGGTGCGCGGTTTCAAATCGATCCCCACGGCCTATGCCACGATCAAGGGATTCGAAGTCATGCGAGCCCTGCGCAAAGGACAGGCTCGCCCCTGGTGCCTGCAGCCCGGCATCAGGGGCGAGGTGCGCCTTGTGGAGAGAGCTTTTGGCATTGGGCCCTCGGCGCTGACGGAGGCCATGGGCATGCTCAACCACCATTTCGCAGCAGCCGCCTGATCGGCGCAGAGCGACAGCCTACCTCTGACTGCCGCCAATCTTTGCAACAGAGCCCTTCTCACCAAACTCGGTACTCCGGCATTTCTGTTCCCGGATCCGACAGACCTGTCGCAATTCTACCCGACAGGGGAGCAGAAGCTCTCGTTCAGCAATGTTTCGCCGCGCGTCGGCATCGAACTCCATCCGACCGAGCGGATAATGCTGTACGGATCATTCTCGAAGGGGTTCAAGTCGGGCAGCTGGACGACCCGCGTCGCCGCTCCGGTCCCGCCGGATCCGACCAAGCCTGCGGACAAGCAGGCGCCGAGCTTCAATCCGGAGAAAGCCGACACGTTCGAGATCGGCTTCAAGTCGCAGCTTTTCGATCGAATGCTGCAAGTCAATGCTGCGGCATTCTACACGGACTACAAGGGCATCCAGATCCAGATCCAGCGCGGCATCGGTGCCTCCTTCGAGAACGCCGGCAACGCCAGAATCAAGGGTTTCGAGGTCGAGACGATCTTCGCGCCGAGCCGCGTCTTCCGCGTGAGCGCGTCGGCGGGATACATTGACGCTTACTATCGGAGGATCAACGATCCGTCGGGCACGATCACGCTGGCGAGCCGGCTGCCGCGTGTCCCGAAGTGGACCGCGACGCTATCTCCCGAGTTCAACGTTTTCCTGGCCAATGAAGGTCGGGTCACACTGCGGGCGGATTATTCCTACAAGTCCACCATGGCGGCGGATGCGGAAAACACGCCCGAGTTGTTCAGTGGGAATGTCAGCCTCGTCAATGCCTCGCTCACGTACAGCGCGCCCGGCGACGACTGGTCTCTCGCAATTGGCGGGAACAATGTTTTCAACAAACGCTACATCGCAAATGGCGTCAATCAGCTCAATGGAGCTGGCCTGCTGAGCGCGGTGCCGAACAGGCCGTCTGAATATTATGCGACTTTGAGGTTTAAATTCTGATCGACCCGGACTGATCCCACTCCGGATGCTCCTATCTGTCCGGCCCGGGTTTAACCTAGGCCGGGCTTTCTTTGCTAGGTCGATGGCAGCTTTCTCACATCCGCGCGGACAGCACCTTGTGCAGGAGCTGTCGCAACCAGCGGTGAGGCGGGTCGTCTTGGTTCCTCGCATGCCAATATTGCCTGACCTCAAATGCTTCCATAAGAATTGGCGGCCGCACGGCCCGGAGTCCGTAGACCTCGGCGAGCCGACCAATCACGCGAGCCGGAGCGGTAAGAATAAGGTCCGACTCGAAGCAAGCTGCCAACGCCACGAGAAAGCTGCTCGCGACGATCCTGATCCGATCGGGATGGATCTTGTCGAGGAGAGCGCGTTCGACGGCACGATGGGCATGGGCCATACCCTTGGTGCTGACCACGATATGATCTGCGGCCATGAAGTCATCGGTCTCACCGGACTTGATGAACGGATGACCTTCCTTTCCGAAGCACAGATATTCCTCCTGGTAGAGCCGTTGCGTCTTGATGCCGGCAACAAGGCTCGGATAGGCGCCGACGGCGATATCGACATGCCCGGTCTCGAGCGCGCTCACCATTTCATCGCCGCTCAGCGTGAGTGCGCGGTAGCTGGTGTGTGGTGCCTCGAACCGCGCCGCCGAATGCAACGCCGTCAAAACGACAAGATGGGCGATGTCCGATCCGGCAATGATGAATTCGCGCTTGAGACGGTCAGGTGAGAATGTCTGCCCGCCTTCAGCCAGGTCGCGACGCAGTTCCAGCAGTTGCTGAACAACCCCGGCGATCGCCTCGGCACGTGGTGTCGGCTCCATGCCGTCGCGCGCCCGGACGAGAAGCGGGTCGCCCAATGCTTTGCGCAGGCGCGCCAGCCCATGGCTGGCGGTGGGCTGCGGTAGGTCGAGTTCTCGTGCAGCGGCGCTGACGCTGTGCCGCTTTAACAGCGCATCCAAAAGCACCAAGT of Sphingobium sp. MI1205 contains these proteins:
- a CDS encoding TonB-dependent receptor gives rise to the protein MSQFYPTGEQKLSFSNVSPRVGIELHPTERIMLYGSFSKGFKSGSWTTRVAAPVPPDPTKPADKQAPSFNPEKADTFEIGFKSQLFDRMLQVNAAAFYTDYKGIQIQIQRGIGASFENAGNARIKGFEVETIFAPSRVFRVSASAGYIDAYYRRINDPSGTITLASRLPRVPKWTATLSPEFNVFLANEGRVTLRADYSYKSTMAADAENTPELFSGNVSLVNASLTYSAPGDDWSLAIGGNNVFNKRYIANGVNQLNGAGLLSAVPNRPSEYYATLRFKF
- a CDS encoding TonB-dependent receptor: MSEVRSLALVTCAVSAALAVPAWGQDGPAAGSGDEIIVTANKRSQNLQDVGLSVSAISGDALKNQQISNLADVAQIVPGLTFSQTANDTPVYTLRGVGFFESTLAAYPDVSVYLDQVPLPFPTLTSLTAFDLDRLEVLKGPQGTLFGQNSTGGAINYIAAKPTSDLSAGGSLSYGRFDTVELEGFLSGPLTNTLRVRLAGRVARGDEWQKSHTRDDRLGKKDTKAIRFLADWKPSERLSFELNLNAWQNKSDPQAPQAIAIVQQNAAIPSDYPALNIAFAPANGRAADWSPGIRPFANNKFRQASLRSDWEVVDDITLTSLTSYVDYDHHQGIEGDGTGSVAKIVKLEHAWRRLDGRNDDGFQVAPFPG
- a CDS encoding TetR/AcrR family transcriptional regulator, translating into MVREQNKEERRSRILGAAEKLIRELGTVEFSMRELAARAHISHYTSYNLIGNKGTVLYTLLHRAIDRITNLPSQADPNFDPLSYAFDMGDLAVEFYVSDPDFFRPLLRFLFGVSDAELRPAFMNKGVRHWHAVALAIWQSGDLVGHVSPEDFASMINTYFGGALGLWSHDNIDAAVFFAHIRHAMAISLLACGNKQWEARLVAEVAAARAVIRPLSLT
- a CDS encoding IS6-like element IS6100 family transposase, with the protein product MTDFKWRHFQGDVILWAVRWYCRYPISYRDLEEMLAERGISVDHTTIYRWVQCYAPEMEKRLRWFWRRGFDPSWRLDETYVKVRGKWTYLYRAVDKRGDTIDFYLSPTRSAKAAKRFLGKALRGLKHWEKPATLNTDKAPSYGAAITELKREGKLDRETAHRQVKYLNNVIEADHGKLKILIKPVRGFKSIPTAYATIKGFEVMRALRKGQARPWCLQPGIRGEVRLVERAFGIGPSALTEAMGMLNHHFAAAA
- a CDS encoding LysR family transcriptional regulator, coding for MLLDALLKRHSVSAAARELDLPQPTASHGLARLRKALGDPLLVRARDGMEPTPRAEAIAGVVQQLLELRRDLAEGGQTFSPDRLKREFIIAGSDIAHLVVLTALHSAARFEAPHTSYRALTLSGDEMVSALETGHVDIAVGAYPSLVAGIKTQRLYQEEYLCFGKEGHPFIKSGETDDFMAADHIVVSTKGMAHAHRAVERALLDKIHPDRIRIVASSFLVALAACFESDLILTAPARVIGRLAEVYGLRAVRPPILMEAFEVRQYWHARNQDDPPHRWLRQLLHKVLSARM